The following proteins are encoded in a genomic region of Arcobacter suis CECT 7833:
- a CDS encoding prepilin peptidase → MNLVKEREDLEVFSFIFGICIGSFLNVLILRLPLNQSILTRSTCPKCNHLIYWYHNIPLLSYIFLKTKCSYCGVKISFLYFLVEFLSGIITLVLFLKLGLTSEFVFMCLLSYVLITLSFIDLKYKAVPDYLLLIALVLSFFASNFSIIETFKNAFLFAGAFVLLNFVITFYIQNIKSRILKDKTLKTQEALGEGDIPIIAMLGIILGLSGGMFAVFLAAIFAIIPAIYSNFMNKDIQTPFIPYLVLGFFTEYFFDLETIIKVFF, encoded by the coding sequence GTGAATTTAGTAAAAGAGAGAGAAGATTTGGAGGTATTTAGTTTCATTTTTGGTATTTGTATTGGTTCATTTTTAAATGTATTGATTTTGCGACTTCCATTAAATCAATCAATTTTAACAAGAAGCACTTGTCCTAAATGTAATCATTTAATTTATTGGTACCATAATATTCCACTTCTTTCTTATATCTTTTTAAAAACAAAATGTTCTTATTGTGGAGTTAAAATCTCTTTTTTATATTTTTTAGTTGAATTTCTTAGTGGAATTATAACTTTAGTTTTGTTTTTAAAATTGGGATTAACTTCAGAATTTGTATTTATGTGTTTATTATCATATGTTTTAATAACTCTATCATTTATTGATTTAAAATATAAAGCAGTTCCAGATTATTTACTTTTAATTGCTTTAGTTCTCTCTTTTTTTGCTTCAAATTTTTCAATAATAGAAACTTTTAAAAATGCTTTTTTATTTGCTGGGGCTTTTGTTTTACTAAATTTTGTAATTACTTTTTATATCCAAAATATAAAATCAAGAATTTTAAAAGATAAAACTTTGAAAACCCAAGAGGCTTTAGGAGAAGGCGATATTCCAATAATTGCAATGTTAGGAATTATACTTGGGCTAAGTGGTGGAATGTTTGCTGTATTTTTAGCTGCAATTTTTGCTATAATTCCTGCAATCTATTCAAATTTTATGAATAAAGATATTCAAACTCCATTTATTCCCTATTTAGTTTTAGGATTTTTTACTGAATATTTTTTTGATTTAGAAACAATTATAAAGGTCTTTTTTTGA
- a CDS encoding di-trans,poly-cis-decaprenylcistransferase — translation MNEIKIPSHIAIIMDGNGRWAKERGLNRTAGHEEGASTVRKITTYCANIGVKYLTLYAFSTENWERPKLEVEFLMKLLEKYLKKELEVYIKNNIKFKAIGDLSRFSKSLQKTISDTEKKTSVCTGLTQVLALNYGSKNEIIRAIKKLNELNLEVTEENLESCLDTAGMNDVDVLIRTSGEVRLSNYLLWQNAYAEMFFTKTYWPDFSETELNEILSEFSKRERRFGGI, via the coding sequence ATGAATGAAATTAAAATACCTTCTCATATTGCAATAATTATGGATGGAAATGGTCGATGGGCAAAAGAAAGAGGTCTAAATAGAACAGCTGGTCATGAAGAAGGTGCAAGTACTGTTAGAAAAATTACTACTTATTGTGCAAATATTGGAGTTAAATATTTAACTTTATATGCTTTTTCTACTGAAAATTGGGAAAGACCAAAACTTGAAGTTGAATTTTTGATGAAATTATTAGAAAAATATCTAAAAAAAGAGTTAGAAGTTTATATAAAAAATAATATAAAATTTAAAGCAATAGGAGATTTAAGTAGATTTTCTAAGAGTTTGCAAAAAACTATATCTGATACAGAAAAGAAAACTTCAGTTTGTACAGGATTAACACAAGTTTTAGCTTTGAATTATGGTTCAAAAAATGAAATAATTAGAGCAATAAAAAAATTAAATGAATTAAATCTTGAAGTTACAGAAGAAAATCTTGAATCTTGTCTTGATACAGCAGGAATGAATGATGTTGATGTATTAATTCGAACTAGTGGAGAAGTTAGACTTTCAAATTATTTATTATGGCAAAATGCTTATGCAGAGATGTTTTTTACAAAAACTTATTGGCCAGATTTCAGTGAAACTGAACTAAATGAAATTTTAAGTGAATTTAGTAAAAGAGAGAGAAGATTTGGAGGTATTTAG
- the coaBC gene encoding bifunctional phosphopantothenoylcysteine decarboxylase/phosphopantothenate--cysteine ligase CoaBC gives MLLKNKKILVGVTGSIAIYKALDLIRLYIKAGAQVRVIMTDSAKKFINPITFEAISQNKVLDESSENWDKSQDYNHIDIGKWSDIFVIAPASANTINALANGLGNNLLLQTALAYPRMKLIAPAANTNMLKNPITQASLKMLKLCNYELISSQTKELVCKDVGDGAMAEPIDIFDATCKELLKDNYWINRKVVLSGGGTIEKIDEVRYLSNFSSGKMASSLAKALYYKGADVCLVSTRGYENLPKDIHIIKVESSDEMYEYLVDSIRVAKKGILTKPTLMNNSTPTLIMKKPFLFMVAAVSDYVPAFPQDGKLKKELIGTFWTLELKQNMDILKSLEKDGIVTIGFKAEMDETTALNSATRMLENKNLDGVCLNILNEENSFGSVNNNIELILKNNSYEFKGAKLDISLEILEKLQNEFSLYE, from the coding sequence ATGTTATTAAAAAATAAAAAGATATTAGTTGGTGTTACTGGTTCAATTGCTATTTACAAGGCTCTAGATCTAATTAGACTTTATATAAAAGCAGGTGCACAAGTTCGAGTTATTATGACCGATAGTGCAAAAAAGTTTATAAATCCAATTACTTTTGAAGCAATTTCTCAAAACAAAGTTTTAGATGAATCAAGTGAAAATTGGGATAAAAGTCAAGATTATAATCATATAGATATTGGAAAATGGTCAGATATTTTTGTAATTGCGCCAGCAAGTGCAAATACTATAAATGCTCTTGCAAATGGTTTAGGAAATAATTTGCTTTTACAAACAGCACTTGCATATCCACGGATGAAATTAATAGCCCCTGCTGCAAATACAAATATGCTAAAAAATCCTATAACACAAGCAAGTCTTAAAATGCTAAAACTTTGTAATTATGAGCTTATCTCTTCACAAACAAAAGAGTTAGTTTGTAAAGATGTTGGTGATGGAGCAATGGCAGAACCAATAGATATTTTTGATGCAACTTGTAAAGAGTTATTAAAAGATAATTATTGGATAAATAGAAAAGTAGTTTTAAGCGGTGGTGGAACAATAGAAAAAATTGATGAGGTTAGGTATCTTTCAAACTTTTCTTCTGGAAAAATGGCTTCAAGTTTAGCAAAGGCTTTATATTATAAAGGTGCTGATGTTTGTTTAGTAAGTACAAGAGGTTATGAAAACTTACCAAAAGATATTCATATTATAAAAGTAGAAAGTTCAGATGAAATGTATGAATATTTAGTTGATTCAATTAGAGTTGCTAAAAAAGGAATTCTTACAAAACCTACTTTAATGAATAACTCAACTCCCACATTGATTATGAAAAAACCATTTTTATTTATGGTGGCTGCCGTTAGTGATTATGTTCCAGCCTTTCCCCAAGATGGAAAATTAAAAAAAGAGCTAATTGGAACTTTTTGGACTTTAGAGTTAAAACAAAATATGGATATTTTAAAATCTTTAGAAAAAGATGGAATTGTAACCATTGGTTTTAAAGCTGAAATGGATGAAACAACAGCTCTAAATAGTGCTACAAGAATGTTAGAAAACAAAAATCTTGATGGAGTTTGTTTAAATATTTTAAATGAAGAAAATAGTTTTGGAAGTGTTAATAATAATATAGAATTGATTTTAAAAAATAATTCGTATGAATTTAAAGGTGCAAAACTAGATATATCTTTAGAAATTTTAGAAAAATTACAAAATGAGTTCAGTTTATATGAATGA
- the glmU gene encoding bifunctional UDP-N-acetylglucosamine diphosphorylase/glucosamine-1-phosphate N-acetyltransferase GlmU — MFNKSIIVLAAGAGTRMKSDTPKVLHKISGKPMLYYSIKEASKLSDDITVVLFHQAQRVQAEMEKYFSNINFVIQDHINFPGTGGAVMGIIPKYEKVLVLNGDMPLIQSNELEKFEISATIVMSVLELNSADGYGRVIIENGNVKKIVEQKDANEQELKITTANAGIYQFETKFLLENLPKLNNNNAQKEYYITDLVEMAISQGKVLKPLVVNEENFKGVNSKVELADAEVIHQNRIKKEFLKEGVIMRLPDTIYIEEGVQIEGESIIENGVSLLGNSKIINSHIKTNSVVEDSIVRDSDVGPMARIRPLSELNKTHIGNFVETKKAILNGVKAGHLSYLGDCSIDEGTNIGCGTITCNYDGVNKHQTIIGKNVFVGSDTQFVAPVNIEDDVLIGAGSTVTGDVKKGELYLTRAKSKTIDGYFYKHFSSKKK; from the coding sequence ATGTTTAATAAATCAATTATAGTTTTAGCAGCAGGTGCAGGAACACGAATGAAATCAGATACTCCAAAGGTATTACATAAGATTTCTGGAAAACCAATGTTATATTATTCAATAAAAGAGGCTTCAAAATTAAGCGATGATATAACAGTTGTTTTATTCCACCAAGCGCAAAGAGTTCAAGCTGAAATGGAAAAATATTTTTCAAATATCAATTTTGTAATTCAAGACCATATTAATTTTCCAGGAACTGGTGGTGCAGTAATGGGAATCATTCCAAAATATGAAAAAGTTTTAGTTTTAAATGGAGACATGCCTTTAATTCAATCAAATGAGTTAGAAAAGTTTGAAATATCTGCAACTATTGTAATGTCTGTTTTGGAACTAAACAGCGCTGATGGATATGGAAGAGTTATTATTGAAAATGGAAATGTTAAAAAAATAGTTGAACAAAAAGATGCAAATGAGCAAGAACTAAAAATTACAACTGCAAATGCAGGAATTTATCAATTTGAAACAAAATTTTTACTTGAAAATTTGCCAAAACTAAATAACAACAATGCTCAAAAAGAGTATTACATAACTGATTTAGTGGAAATGGCAATCTCTCAAGGAAAAGTTTTAAAACCATTAGTTGTAAATGAAGAAAATTTCAAAGGTGTAAACTCAAAAGTTGAACTAGCAGATGCTGAGGTAATTCATCAAAATAGAATTAAAAAAGAGTTTTTAAAAGAGGGTGTTATTATGAGACTGCCTGATACTATTTATATAGAAGAGGGTGTGCAAATCGAGGGTGAAAGTATCATTGAAAATGGTGTTTCACTTCTTGGAAATTCAAAAATTATAAATTCTCATATTAAGACAAATTCTGTTGTTGAAGACTCAATTGTAAGAGATAGTGATGTTGGACCAATGGCAAGAATTCGACCGCTTAGTGAATTAAATAAAACTCATATTGGAAACTTTGTAGAAACGAAAAAAGCTATTTTAAATGGCGTAAAAGCTGGTCATTTATCATATCTTGGTGATTGTTCTATAGATGAAGGAACAAATATCGGTTGTGGAACAATTACTTGTAATTACGATGGTGTAAATAAACATCAAACAATAATTGGAAAAAATGTTTTTGTTGGAAGTGACACACAGTTTGTTGCCCCTGTAAATATTGAAGATGATGTTTTAATTGGAGCTGGTTCAACTGTAACTGGTGATGTAAAAAAAGGTGAATTGTATCTTACTCGTGCAAAATCAAAAACTATTGATGGTTACTTTTACAAACACTTTTCAAGTAAAAAAAAGTAG
- a CDS encoding ankyrin repeat domain-containing protein, with amino-acid sequence MFGFFKINEDLFFEELLSDDIDINKVQRYINKGVNINKRDEKEQTILFSLAATRKLEALKILIRNGANLTLEDHHRKTVLNEAVDRGDGMMVRFLLDNGFHINHKNNSGRTIFQDVALSGNNKIFQILMNYNADFNLKDSTGRTVLFDAVEGGNLNILKDVINNTNNLNILDENHQNALFSAVLKDDISLANELILHGINVNFLDKDGQNVLFNAILQGAKNLPLIELLIKKGINLNIIDNYHKNLIDEILYVFDLQKNPPKELEGKYKIVTEEKEYMPLAFLFLEHGLEIDKIDENGKTILQREIENKNFTNVEFLLNCGADVNICDEFEKNILHKEILKGYSNYKMIDFLVSHGANIDARDFDEKSVVDDIIEIIAIIKGFKKPNTFLSNEIKYDEKYDVLLKKVLTYRPNIEIQRLDGTNILFDMVLYNDFETLKTIINYGINLNIKDKRGYTPLMHMVEEGLKIKDKKEKEIFIERLVYFLKYRVNIDAQDNDGRTVMHKAVIANDLVVVEKLLTKKADLSIKDIHGRTALHHTQWHGNYKIARWLIAAGADMNLPDNSGFTLLNYATIFGHTRLVIALIASGVLMYNRNPKNRKVAQFFKDREKKLEKLLSSNISDDKMRLTVEEVVLNLKKEINEVLQ; translated from the coding sequence GTGTTTGGATTTTTTAAAATCAATGAAGATTTATTTTTTGAAGAATTACTATCAGATGACATAGATATAAATAAAGTTCAAAGATATATAAATAAGGGTGTAAATATAAATAAAAGAGATGAAAAAGAACAAACAATTCTTTTTTCTCTTGCTGCAACAAGAAAACTAGAAGCTTTAAAAATATTGATAAGAAATGGCGCTAATTTAACATTAGAAGATCATCACCGAAAAACAGTTTTAAATGAAGCTGTTGATAGAGGTGATGGAATGATGGTTCGTTTTTTACTTGATAATGGATTTCATATAAATCATAAAAATAATTCAGGAAGAACAATTTTTCAGGATGTTGCACTTAGTGGAAATAATAAAATTTTTCAAATTTTAATGAATTATAATGCAGATTTTAATTTAAAAGATAGCACTGGAAGAACAGTTTTATTTGATGCTGTTGAAGGTGGAAATCTTAATATTCTAAAGGATGTTATAAATAATACAAATAACTTAAATATTTTAGATGAAAACCATCAAAATGCTCTTTTTAGTGCAGTTTTAAAAGATGATATTTCCCTTGCAAATGAATTGATTTTACATGGAATAAATGTAAACTTTTTAGATAAAGATGGACAAAATGTACTTTTTAATGCAATTTTGCAAGGAGCAAAAAATCTGCCTTTGATTGAGCTTTTAATTAAAAAAGGCATAAACCTAAATATAATTGATAATTATCATAAAAACCTAATTGATGAAATTTTATATGTTTTTGATTTACAAAAAAATCCACCAAAAGAACTTGAAGGGAAATACAAAATTGTAACAGAAGAAAAAGAGTATATGCCTTTAGCTTTTCTGTTTTTAGAACATGGTCTTGAAATTGATAAAATAGATGAAAATGGTAAAACAATTCTACAAAGAGAAATTGAAAATAAAAATTTTACAAATGTAGAATTTTTATTAAATTGTGGAGCAGATGTAAATATTTGTGATGAATTTGAAAAAAACATACTTCATAAAGAGATATTAAAAGGTTATTCAAATTATAAAATGATAGATTTTTTAGTGTCACATGGGGCAAATATAGATGCTAGAGACTTTGATGAAAAAAGTGTAGTTGATGATATTATTGAAATAATAGCTATTATAAAAGGGTTTAAAAAACCAAATACTTTTTTGTCAAATGAAATAAAATATGATGAAAAATACGATGTTTTATTAAAAAAAGTTCTGACTTATAGACCAAATATTGAAATTCAAAGATTAGATGGAACAAATATTTTGTTTGATATGGTTTTATATAATGATTTTGAAACTTTAAAAACCATTATAAATTATGGAATAAATTTAAATATTAAAGATAAAAGAGGTTATACCCCACTAATGCATATGGTGGAAGAAGGCTTAAAGATAAAAGATAAAAAAGAGAAAGAAATTTTTATTGAAAGATTAGTCTACTTTTTAAAATACAGAGTAAATATTGATGCTCAAGATAATGATGGCAGAACTGTAATGCATAAAGCCGTAATTGCAAATGATTTGGTGGTTGTAGAAAAACTTTTAACAAAAAAAGCAGATTTAAGTATAAAAGATATTCATGGAAGAACTGCCCTTCATCATACTCAATGGCATGGAAACTATAAAATTGCAAGATGGCTAATAGCAGCTGGTGCAGATATGAATTTACCTGATAATTCTGGTTTTACCTTACTAAATTATGCTACTATTTTCGGACATACAAGACTTGTAATTGCTCTTATAGCATCTGGAGTTTTAATGTATAATCGAAACCCAAAAAATAGAAAAGTCGCACAATTTTTTAAAGATAGAGAAAAAAAATTAGAGAAATTACTTTCAAGTAATATTAGTGATGATAAAATGCGACTTACAGTCGAAGAGGTTGTATTGAACCTTAAAAAAGAGATAAATGAGGTTTTACAATAA
- a CDS encoding helicase-related protein produces the protein MKENWQQQLQSLLNCDLKTLYPLARSLNRKLEFYVGPTNSGKTYNAMQKLKEANSGLYLAPLRLLALEGYEDLKASNIQASLITGEEQMLNEDAAHVCSTIEMIDFDLDVDVAVIDEVQMLDDSDRGWAWVNAIIGCPAKKIIMTGSVNALDAVKRIATYLDEDLEIVKHQRKNELKVLPKWTPLEKLEDGTALIAFSRRDVLQLKQKLQKKYTVSVIYGNLSPEVRRDEAQRFREKKSQILIATDAIAMGLNLPIKTILFTTDTKFDGVSKRKITVNEIVQIAGRAGRYGHFEAGYLGATRRDVLDHVRLEFESPIKTIKPPFKVKINNNQLEALAAHIKTNSLTKVLKFFADNMYFSGPFIAANISSMLEAAKIVDTRFNLKLEDKYLLAQAPITTKSNIILQAYEAYIASVIKKKVCHYKPSITLPKKAITQRDLLLVEDEVKKISLYLWLSYKLPDLFPDHDKAYILRNSFNSFIEKSLKGNLIEEDSSKKPFTKPFPRRENDSKESTDHKKNYKPRRRKTI, from the coding sequence ATGAAAGAAAATTGGCAACAACAACTACAATCACTATTAAATTGTGATTTAAAAACCTTATATCCATTGGCAAGAAGTCTAAACAGAAAATTAGAATTTTATGTAGGACCTACAAATTCAGGTAAAACATACAATGCTATGCAAAAACTAAAAGAGGCGAATTCTGGACTTTATTTAGCACCTTTACGGCTTTTGGCACTTGAAGGTTATGAAGATTTAAAAGCTTCAAATATTCAAGCTTCACTAATAACTGGTGAAGAACAGATGTTAAATGAAGATGCAGCACATGTTTGCTCAACTATTGAAATGATAGATTTTGATTTAGATGTTGATGTGGCTGTTATTGATGAAGTTCAAATGCTTGATGATAGTGATCGAGGTTGGGCTTGGGTAAATGCAATTATTGGATGTCCTGCTAAAAAAATCATTATGACAGGAAGCGTAAATGCTCTTGATGCTGTTAAAAGAATTGCAACTTATCTTGATGAAGATTTAGAAATAGTAAAACATCAAAGAAAAAATGAGTTAAAAGTTTTACCAAAATGGACACCTTTAGAAAAACTTGAAGATGGAACAGCTTTAATCGCATTTTCAAGAAGAGATGTTTTACAACTAAAACAAAAACTTCAAAAAAAATATACTGTTTCAGTGATTTATGGAAACCTCTCACCAGAGGTTAGGCGTGATGAAGCCCAAAGATTTAGAGAGAAAAAAAGTCAGATTTTAATTGCAACCGATGCCATTGCTATGGGATTAAATCTTCCTATTAAAACAATTTTATTTACAACTGATACAAAATTTGATGGTGTTAGCAAAAGAAAAATAACAGTTAATGAAATAGTTCAAATAGCTGGTCGTGCTGGTCGATATGGACATTTTGAAGCTGGATATTTGGGTGCAACTAGAAGAGATGTTTTAGACCATGTAAGACTTGAATTTGAAAGTCCAATAAAAACAATAAAACCACCGTTTAAAGTAAAAATAAATAATAATCAACTTGAAGCCCTAGCAGCTCATATAAAAACAAATTCTTTAACAAAAGTATTAAAGTTTTTTGCTGATAATATGTATTTTTCAGGACCATTTATAGCTGCAAATATTTCATCTATGCTTGAAGCTGCAAAAATTGTTGATACTAGATTTAATTTAAAACTTGAAGATAAATATCTTTTAGCACAAGCTCCAATTACCACTAAATCAAATATTATTTTACAAGCCTATGAAGCTTATATTGCAAGTGTTATTAAGAAAAAAGTTTGTCATTATAAACCATCTATTACTTTGCCTAAAAAAGCAATAACTCAAAGAGATTTATTGTTGGTAGAAGATGAAGTTAAAAAAATATCTTTATATTTATGGCTTTCATATAAACTTCCTGATCTTTTTCCTGACCATGATAAGGCGTATATTTTAAGAAACTCTTTTAATTCGTTTATTGAAAAATCTTTAAAAGGAAATTTAATAGAAGAAGATAGTTCTAAAAAGCCATTTACAAAACCATTTCCAAGACGTGAAAATGATTCTAAAGAATCAACTGATCACAAAAAAAATTATAAGCCAAGAAGACGAAAAACAATTTAA
- the trmA gene encoding tRNA (uridine(54)-C5)-methyltransferase TrmA, which produces MNCEYFGKCGSCVLYDKSYEEQLNFKLQREKNRFSDFTTMDFDIIKSEKEAFRNRAEFRIWWEKDENGNEILSYAMNDFEKNILKIDSCQIVSSQIQEIMPKLLNLLMEDLILSYKLFAVEFLGSTINDMLVTLIYHKKLDEEWNELAKQIEKKLNIKVMGRSRKQKIALSSDSINETLSINNQNFKFAYQEGGFTQPNTNVNIQMIEWVLNNIKNSTADLCELYCGGGNFTIPLSTKFNKVLATEISKTSIKSALKNCELNNVNKIQFIRMSAEEFVQGLQEVREFNRLKDVNLKNYTFDTIFMDPPRSGLDDTTRALAKDFEQIIYISCNPETLHRDLKELTSTHEIVRFALFDQFAYTNHIESGVILKKII; this is translated from the coding sequence ATGAATTGCGAATATTTTGGTAAATGTGGCTCTTGTGTTTTATATGATAAATCTTATGAAGAACAATTAAATTTCAAATTACAAAGAGAAAAAAATAGATTCTCAGACTTTACAACTATGGATTTTGACATTATAAAAAGTGAAAAAGAAGCTTTTAGAAATAGAGCTGAATTTAGAATTTGGTGGGAAAAAGATGAAAATGGAAATGAGATTTTATCTTATGCTATGAATGATTTTGAGAAAAATATTTTAAAAATAGATTCATGCCAAATAGTAAGTTCTCAGATACAAGAAATCATGCCAAAACTTTTAAATCTACTTATGGAAGATTTAATTCTTTCTTATAAACTATTTGCCGTTGAATTTTTAGGAAGCACAATAAATGATATGCTTGTAACTTTGATTTATCACAAAAAGTTAGATGAAGAGTGGAATGAATTAGCAAAACAGATTGAAAAAAAGCTAAATATCAAAGTTATGGGAAGAAGTAGAAAACAAAAAATCGCTCTTAGTTCCGATTCTATAAATGAAACCCTAAGTATAAATAACCAAAATTTCAAATTTGCCTACCAAGAAGGTGGATTTACACAACCAAATACAAATGTAAATATCCAAATGATTGAATGGGTTTTAAATAATATAAAGAATTCAACTGCCGATTTATGTGAGCTTTATTGTGGTGGTGGAAATTTTACAATTCCACTATCTACGAAATTTAATAAAGTTTTAGCAACAGAAATTTCAAAAACCTCTATAAAATCAGCTTTAAAAAACTGTGAATTAAACAATGTAAATAAAATTCAGTTTATTAGAATGAGTGCTGAAGAGTTTGTACAAGGACTTCAAGAAGTACGAGAATTCAATAGACTAAAAGATGTAAATCTAAAAAATTATACCTTTGATACTATTTTTATGGATCCTCCAAGATCAGGTCTTGATGATACAACAAGGGCACTAGCCAAAGATTTTGAACAAATTATATATATTTCATGTAATCCTGAGACTTTACACAGAGATTTAAAAGAGCTTACAAGCACCCATGAAATCGTAAGATTTGCTTTGTTTGATCAATTCGCATATACGAATCATATTGAAAGTGGTGTAATTTTAAAAAAGATTATATAA